The sequence GGGTCCGTCAGACCGACTTCACCAACGACGAGGCGATCGGCTTCCTCGCCGACCGGCTCGCCCGGCTCGGCGTCGAGGCAGAGCTCGCGAAGCTCGGCGCCGAGGCAGGCGCCGAGGTCACGATCGGCGACGTCACGTTCGACTGGGAGCCGACGCTGTCCGGCCGCGGGGCCCTCGCCCAGTACGCGACCAGCCGGGCCGAAGCCGAGACCGCCGGGGTCGCCACCGTCGGCGGCAGCGGCGCCCGGCGCGCCACCGAGCCCGTCATGGGCCCGCGCGGCACCGACGACCGGCTGCGTACCTCCGTCCGGCTGACCCGCGCCGAGCGGCTGGCCCGCCGGGCCGGGGTGGCCGTCGACGAGGACGAGGCGGATGCCGCGTTCGCGTCCGCCGCCGAGGGCGACGAGGTCTTCGTCGACGAGGACGGTGTCGTCACCCGAGCCGTCCCGCGGGACGCCGGCTGGGACGACGCCGTCTGGAACGAGGACGACGACGAAGACGAGGACGACGCGGACTGGGACGACGACGCCACGGGTGACGACGGCCCGACGGTGGTCTGGGTCGGCGACGACGGCCAGGAGACGCCCGGCGCTCCCGCCACAGCCGCCCGGGACGAGGACGAGAGCTGACGTGCGTTCGTTCGTCCAGAGCGCGCAACGGGTCGTCGTCAAGGTCGGGTCGTCGTCGCTGACCAGCGCCGCCGGCGGGCTGGACGCCGAGCGGCTCGGCGCGCTGGTCCGAGCCGTCCGCCCGCTGGCCGGCGGTCGGCTGGTCCTGGTGTCCTCCGGCGCGATCGCCGCCGGTCTCGCCCCGTTGGGCCTGTCGCGCCGGCCGCGTGACCTCGCGACGCTGCAGGCGGCCGCGAGCGTCGGGCAGAGCGCGTTGGTGCACCAGTACGCGGAGGCGTTCGGCCAGTCCAGCCACCAGGTCGGCCAGGTGCTGCTGACCGCGACCGACGTGGTCCGGCGGGCCCACTACCGCAACGCCCGCACCGCGCTCGACCGCCTGCTGGAGCTCGGCATCGTCCCGATCATCAACGAGAACGACGCGGTCGCCACCCAGGAGATCCGGTTCGGCGACAACGACCGGCTCGCCGCGATCGTCGCCCACCTGGTCTCCGCGGACCTGCTGGTGCTGCTGTCCGACGTGGACGGCGTCTACGACGCGAACCCCCGGCTCGGGCCGGCGAACCTGGTGCGCGAGGTCCGCTCGGACGCCGACCTCGACGGCCTGTCCGCCAAGGGGACCGGCACGGCCGGCGTCGGCACCGGCGGGATGGCGACGAAGATCGATGCCGCCCGGATGGCGGCGTCCGGCGGGGTCACCACCATCGTGACGTCGACGGCGAGGGCGGCCGAGGCGCTGACCGGCGCCGAGGTCGGCACGGTCTTCTACCCGACCGGCCCGCGCCGTGCCGCCCGGCTGCTCTGGCTGGCGCACGCCACCGCGCCGATGGGCCGGCTGCACCTGGACGCCGGCGCGGTCGCCGCGGTGGTGGGGCGCAGCGCGTCCCTGCTCCCCGCGGGCGTGACCTCGGTGGACGGTGACTTCTCCGCCGGGGACCCGGTCGAGCTGGTCGACCCGACCGGGCGGGCCGTCGCCCGCGGGCTGGTCGCCTTCGACGCGGACGAGCTGCCCGGCATGCTCGGGCGCGGCACCGCCGAGCTGGCCGCCGACCTGGGCCCCGGCTACGACCGCGAGGTCGTCCACCGCGACGACCTCGTCCTCCTGCTGCCCTCCCGCTGAGAGCGACGGCCAGGGCCGACCGAGGAGGGACGGCACCCGCCCCGGTCAGGCCGTGGTCTCGACGGTGCTGCCGCTGGGTCCCTTGCGGACCTGGATCTGGGTCGGGATGCGTAGGCGCAGGTCGGCGACGTGGCTGACGACGCCGACGAGACGGCCGCCGGCACGCAGCTCGTCGAGAACGTTCATGACCTCGTCCAGGCTGTCCGGGTCGAGCGTGCCGAAGCCCTCGTCGACGAACAACGCGTCGATCGCGTGGCCGCCCGCCTCGGCGCTCACGACGTCGGCGAGGCCGAGGGCGAGCGACAGCGCGGCCTGGAAGGTCTCGCCGCCCGACAGGGTCGCGGTCGGGCGCGACCGGCCCGTCCAGGCATCCAGCACGAGCAGCCCGAGGCCGGCCTTGCGGCGCCGGTCGCGGCGTTCGCCGGTGTCGTGGACGAGGGTGTAACGCCCCCCGCTCATCGCCGCCAGCCGGCGGCTCGCCGCGTGCGCGACCTCCTCCAGCCGGGCCGCCAGCACGTAGCTCGACAGTGGCATCCCGTGCTGGTTGGCCGGGGCCCGGCCGATCGCGAGGTCGGCCAGCTGGCGTAGCTGTGCCGCCGCGGCCCGGCGTGGGGAGAGGGCCGCGTGCGCGCCGGCGTACTCCTCCACCAGGGCCTCGAGCCGGCGGGCGCGCTGCGCCGCGGTCGCCGCCGTCGCCCAGGCCTCCTCGTGGGCCGCCTTCGCCGCCGCGGCCGCGCGCTCGTGCTCGTCGAGGCGGGCCGACGGGTCGTCGGCGGCCGCCGCCAGCTCGGGGGCCGCGAGCCGGGACCGGGCCTGGATCCGCTCGTCGCGGTGCCCCTGGATGCGCGTCTGCGCGTCGGCCAGCCAGTCCGGTTCGCGGACCGCGGCGAGCGCCGCGCCCGGATCCGCGAACCCCGCCTCCGTCGCCGCCTCCGCCGCGTCCGCGTCGGCCCGGCGGAGCTCGTCACGGGCCTGGGCCGCGGCCCGCACGGCCTGCTCGGCGTGCGCGCAGGCCCGGGCGAAGCGCGCGACCGCGTCGACCCGGCTCGCCAGGAGGGCCGGGTCGCGCAACGCGGACGGCACCGTCGCCAGTGCCCGAGCGGCCCGGTCCCGCGCCGCCGCGGCCCGCAGGCCGGCCGCCCGCTCCTCGGCCCGGTGGGTGGCGAGGTCCGCGTGTGCCCTGGTCTGAGCCTCGACGAGCGCGGCGAGGCCGGCCTGCGCGCCGGTGAGGTCAGCGGCGCTCGACGCGGCCTGGCCCGCCGCCGCGCCGAACGCCCGCGCGACCGCGTCGATCTCGGCGGCGGTCCGGTCCGGGCCGGCCGCCCCGAGATCGTCCTCGTCGGTGAGCAGCACCGCCTCGTCGAGCAACGTGCCGCGCAGGTCGGCCAGCATCCCGGCAACCGTCGCCGCGGCGTCGTCGCCGGAGCTGTCCGCGCCGGCTACCGCCGCGTCGGAGGCGCCGCCGCCTGGGCGCGGGCCATCGGCGAGCGCGGCGGGGGAGCGCAGCAGGGCCGCCAGCAGCGTCCTGACCTGGCCGGTCAGCCCGGCGACCTGGTCTCGCGCCGTGCCGGCGGCCGCCTCGCGCCGGGTGGCCGCCGCGTCGGCGTCCCGCTCGGCGTCCTTGCTCACGTGGTCGGCGCGGACCTCGGCCGGGTCGGGATGGTCGAGCGCGCCACAGACGGGGCACGGGGTGTCGTCTGCCAACGCGGCGGCCAGCTCGGCGGTGATCGCGTCGAAGCGCTGCTGGCGCAGCTCGACCGCGCGGGCCCTGGCCCGGGTGGCGCTCGCGGCCGCCTCGGTCGACTCGGCGAGTGCCCGCCTTCGCTCGCGGACCGCGTCCGCGAGGTCGGCCAGCTGCTCGGACCGCTCGGTCAGCGCCGGGGCGAGGTGGCCGGCCCGGCGGGCGGCGTCGGCCTGTTCCTGGGCCGCCTGGCGCCGCGCCGGCAGCGTCGTGGTGATCTCGGCTTCCCGGACGGCGGCGGCCTGGGCGTGCTCAAGGGCCTCGCGGTCGGCCAGGTCGGCCAGCGCCGCGTCCTCATGGGCGGCGACGAGGACAAGCGCGAGTGGCTCGAGGCGTCCCGACTCGGCGTGCGCGTCCGCGGCGAGCGCCGCCAGCTCGTCGGCCGTGGCGTCAGCCGTCTCCCGTGGTGGGTCGCCCGCGTCGGGGA is a genomic window of Pseudofrankia inefficax containing:
- the proB gene encoding glutamate 5-kinase, producing MRSFVQSAQRVVVKVGSSSLTSAAGGLDAERLGALVRAVRPLAGGRLVLVSSGAIAAGLAPLGLSRRPRDLATLQAAASVGQSALVHQYAEAFGQSSHQVGQVLLTATDVVRRAHYRNARTALDRLLELGIVPIINENDAVATQEIRFGDNDRLAAIVAHLVSADLLVLLSDVDGVYDANPRLGPANLVREVRSDADLDGLSAKGTGTAGVGTGGMATKIDAARMAASGGVTTIVTSTARAAEALTGAEVGTVFYPTGPRRAARLLWLAHATAPMGRLHLDAGAVAAVVGRSASLLPAGVTSVDGDFSAGDPVELVDPTGRAVARGLVAFDADELPGMLGRGTAELAADLGPGYDREVVHRDDLVLLLPSR
- a CDS encoding AAA family ATPase, with the protein product MRPHRLELVAFGAFPGEVELDLDRLGAGGLVLLCGETGGGKTTLLDAVGFALYGTVPGLRGVRDLRSHHAAPDVAPRVRLEYSVPAGRFRVTRTPGWDRPRRRGDGTQRQHPTALLERWTGSGWAAEATRNEDVGHEVNGHLGMRPEQFFQVVMLPQGRFADFLHADNDAREALLKQLFSVGRFERVEQWLADRAKRAADDHGLARQDLDRVHAKVTEAAGPPEAGDTEAAVPAGTESATATDEPPAPDWARALAAGAAEAAQAADRRRDETQQVRDLAERGLAMTREAVRRAEERAQLLRRLAELDEQAPQVEELAAELAAATRAGAVSRAIAETQRRAAQAAQAETAQAAARAAVAAAALPDAGDPPRETADATADELAALAADAHAESGRLEPLALVLVAAHEDAALADLADREALEHAQAAAVREAEITTTLPARRQAAQEQADAARRAGHLAPALTERSEQLADLADAVRERRRALAESTEAAASATRARARAVELRQQRFDAITAELAAALADDTPCPVCGALDHPDPAEVRADHVSKDAERDADAAATRREAAAGTARDQVAGLTGQVRTLLAALLRSPAALADGPRPGGGASDAAVAGADSSGDDAAATVAGMLADLRGTLLDEAVLLTDEDDLGAAGPDRTAAEIDAVARAFGAAAGQAASSAADLTGAQAGLAALVEAQTRAHADLATHRAEERAAGLRAAAARDRAARALATVPSALRDPALLASRVDAVARFARACAHAEQAVRAAAQARDELRRADADAAEAATEAGFADPGAALAAVREPDWLADAQTRIQGHRDERIQARSRLAAPELAAAADDPSARLDEHERAAAAAKAAHEEAWATAATAAQRARRLEALVEEYAGAHAALSPRRAAAAQLRQLADLAIGRAPANQHGMPLSSYVLAARLEEVAHAASRRLAAMSGGRYTLVHDTGERRDRRRKAGLGLLVLDAWTGRSRPTATLSGGETFQAALSLALGLADVVSAEAGGHAIDALFVDEGFGTLDPDSLDEVMNVLDELRAGGRLVGVVSHVADLRLRIPTQIQVRKGPSGSTVETTA